From the Candidatus Krumholzibacteriia bacterium genome, one window contains:
- a CDS encoding response regulator, whose translation MKQKHKKRGRVLLIEDDELNLELVQIVLEGAGFEVLSAPAAAAGIDIARKAAPDVILMDVQMPDMDGLDATRILRADPDTARIPIIAVTAHVKKEDQMRCLEAGCTLHLSKPVDTRTLPEIVERVIGATAEHVA comes from the coding sequence GTGAAGCAGAAGCACAAGAAACGCGGGCGAGTGCTTCTCATCGAGGACGACGAGCTCAATCTGGAGTTGGTGCAGATCGTCCTCGAGGGCGCGGGTTTCGAGGTGCTGAGTGCGCCGGCCGCGGCCGCGGGCATCGACATCGCCCGCAAAGCGGCACCCGACGTCATCCTAATGGACGTGCAGATGCCGGACATGGACGGCCTGGATGCGACGCGCATCCTCCGCGCCGACCCCGACACTGCCCGGATCCCCATCATCGCAGTGACGGCGCATGTGAAGAAGGAAGATCAGATGCGCTGTCTCGAAGCCGGCTGCACTCTCCATCTGTCCAAGCCCGTCGATACGCGCACGCTCCCGGAAATCGTGGAGCGCGTCATCGGCGCGACGGCGGAGCATGTCGCATGA
- a CDS encoding response regulator — MRHEDARSPSAGLPGRFTPTWGEGDRVGPSGAEPTARAEDAQQGACILVVDDNALNCELFEAMLVPEGYRVEQAFSGPEALALAERLRPDMILLDVNMPGMDGFEVARRLRAGESTRLIPIVMVTALGDLDHRVRGLEAGADDYLAKPVSQAELVARVQSTLRLTYLHRQVDERQKLELVLGDVSDGILILDAQGRVREVSPSARRWLELPRDVQHLTEAWGRLEGAPDDLDIAIRRGEARDFVLERSEPPLFLRASLRPVRDPQGNATGAVLSVRDVTRERLEHKLQQDVLSLMSHKLRTPLTVVTSWTEVLLEGGCGELQEPQKQALGAIAGAATQLRSVLDGIFTHMEWTRRLQHLKRRRVGFAAIAAELQSKVHQHLGEKAPVTVKAAEGEIVVDHGLFVDALLELVRNAVKFGGPAVQVHVHLHRDAQGPVVEVSDNGLGIPAEHLERIFERFYQVEPEFTGQIHGLGLGLSMVKRAMDGMGAVLSVHSQLQRGTRFTIRF; from the coding sequence ATGAGGCATGAGGATGCACGCAGCCCGTCGGCCGGGCTGCCCGGCCGATTTACGCCCACCTGGGGCGAGGGGGATCGTGTCGGACCCTCGGGGGCCGAGCCCACGGCCCGGGCAGAAGACGCCCAGCAAGGCGCTTGCATCCTCGTGGTCGACGACAACGCTCTCAACTGCGAGCTCTTCGAAGCCATGCTGGTGCCCGAGGGCTACCGGGTGGAGCAAGCTTTTTCCGGCCCGGAAGCGCTGGCACTGGCCGAGCGCCTTCGCCCCGACATGATCCTCCTCGACGTGAACATGCCGGGGATGGACGGCTTCGAGGTGGCGCGCCGGCTGCGGGCAGGGGAGTCGACTCGTCTCATCCCGATCGTCATGGTCACGGCGTTGGGCGACCTCGATCATCGCGTGCGGGGTCTCGAAGCCGGCGCCGACGACTATCTGGCGAAACCCGTCAGTCAGGCCGAACTCGTGGCGCGGGTGCAGAGCACGCTCCGGCTCACCTACTTGCACCGGCAGGTCGACGAGAGGCAGAAGCTGGAGCTCGTTCTCGGTGACGTGAGCGACGGCATCCTCATCCTCGACGCCCAGGGGCGGGTCCGCGAAGTGAGTCCGAGCGCGCGCCGCTGGCTCGAGCTCCCTCGCGACGTGCAGCACCTCACCGAGGCCTGGGGCCGCCTCGAGGGCGCTCCGGACGATCTCGACATTGCGATTCGTCGGGGGGAAGCGCGGGATTTCGTCCTCGAACGGTCGGAGCCGCCGCTCTTCCTGCGCGCCTCGTTGCGTCCCGTGCGCGACCCTCAGGGGAACGCGACGGGAGCGGTACTTTCGGTGCGCGATGTCACCAGGGAGCGGCTCGAGCACAAGCTGCAGCAGGACGTCCTTTCCCTGATGAGCCACAAGCTGCGCACGCCCCTCACGGTGGTGACGTCGTGGACCGAGGTGCTCCTCGAAGGCGGCTGCGGCGAGTTGCAGGAACCGCAGAAGCAGGCGCTCGGCGCCATCGCCGGCGCCGCCACCCAACTGCGGTCGGTGCTGGACGGCATCTTCACCCACATGGAGTGGACACGGCGCTTGCAGCACCTGAAGCGCCGCCGGGTGGGGTTCGCGGCGATCGCAGCGGAGCTGCAGAGCAAGGTGCACCAGCACCTGGGCGAGAAAGCCCCGGTGACGGTGAAGGCCGCAGAGGGCGAGATCGTCGTCGACCACGGCCTGTTCGTGGACGCGCTGCTGGAACTGGTGCGCAACGCCGTCAAGTTCGGGGGCCCGGCCGTCCAGGTCCACGTGCACCTGCATCGGGACGCCCAGGGCCCCGTGGTCGAAGTGAGCGACAACGGTTTGGGCATCCCGGCAGAACACCTGGAACGTATCTTCGAACGCTTCTATCAGGTAGAACCTGAGTTCACCGGTCAAATTCATGGACTCGGCCTCGGGCTTTCCATGGTGAAGCGCGCCATGGATGGCATGGGCGCCGTGCTCTCGGTCCACAGTCAGCTGCAGCGGGGCACGCGCTTCACCATCCGCTTTTGA